The following proteins are co-located in the Clostridiales bacterium genome:
- a CDS encoding GNAT family N-acetyltransferase, with amino-acid sequence MGLTIERLQEVDMGTALTLLEDVFAGEQNIPVTLNSIPEEREPIWWYVENDSEMVGVIAGWKENDTWHLGRFAVDSRLRGLGIGKKLMKFALGEIFKLGAERIYTEARDVSVSILIKLGGKVIGEPFDFYGEPVTPMIIEKQAFFEE; translated from the coding sequence ATGGGACTCACGATTGAGAGATTGCAGGAAGTAGATATGGGCACTGCCCTCACCTTGTTAGAAGACGTTTTTGCAGGAGAGCAGAACATTCCGGTTACGTTGAATAGCATCCCGGAAGAACGCGAACCTATTTGGTGGTATGTGGAAAATGATTCGGAGATGGTTGGCGTTATTGCAGGCTGGAAGGAAAACGATACATGGCATTTGGGCAGATTTGCAGTGGACAGCAGACTGCGGGGCCTCGGGATTGGTAAAAAATTAATGAAGTTTGCACTGGGGGAAATTTTTAAACTTGGTGCGGAGAGGATCTATACAGAAGCACGAGATGTTTCGGTATCAATCTTAATCAAGCTTGGCGGAAAAGTGATCGGAGAACCGTTTGATTTTTATGGAGAACCCGTTACGCCGATGATAATAGAAAAACAAGCTTTTTTTGAGGAATAA
- a CDS encoding CoA-acylating methylmalonate-semialdehyde dehydrogenase, translated as MNQLKYFCNGQFVESTTEKYMDVYNPSTGELLAQAPCCTEAEVLKAIEAASAAFPAWRDTPAAKRQELFFKLRELIVKHEEELTDLIAREHGKVWKEAQGDLAKALEPTEYACNIANHMMGESFMDTSKGIDSVSYREPLGVFAGIAPFNFPAMIPVGWMAPICIATGNTMVLKASSTTPLTTLRFAELYKEAGFPDGVFNVVTCSRNEAEILLKHKDVKGVSFVGTTGVGLHVYSTAAAHGKRVQAQTEAKNHGLVLKDAPLARTAAGIISAAFGCAGERCMALPVIVAEEAIADQLVEELVQQISKLKIGPAYDKGSDMGPVVTEKHRQSILKWIETGIAEGAKLVLDGRDVTVPGYENGFYLGHTIFDHVTPKMSIGNREIFGPVLCIKRVKDFDEGLAVMNSSPFANGSIIFTQSGYYARKFAKYTDGGMVGVNVPIPVPYGIFPFSGHKDSFFGDLHCVGKDGVRFFTETKCVTTRWFEEDELTQTKLSGWGN; from the coding sequence ATGAACCAACTGAAGTATTTTTGTAACGGGCAATTTGTTGAATCGACAACAGAGAAATATATGGATGTGTATAATCCGAGCACAGGTGAGCTCTTGGCACAAGCCCCCTGCTGCACGGAAGCAGAGGTACTAAAAGCCATCGAGGCGGCAAGTGCTGCCTTTCCGGCATGGCGAGATACACCGGCAGCGAAACGACAGGAGCTTTTCTTCAAACTCAGAGAGTTAATTGTGAAGCATGAAGAAGAATTGACCGACCTCATTGCCCGCGAGCATGGAAAGGTATGGAAGGAAGCGCAGGGCGATCTTGCAAAAGCCCTGGAGCCTACAGAGTATGCGTGCAACATTGCAAACCATATGATGGGAGAGTCTTTTATGGACACCTCCAAAGGAATCGACTCCGTATCTTACAGAGAACCACTCGGGGTATTTGCAGGAATTGCTCCCTTTAATTTTCCGGCGATGATACCGGTTGGCTGGATGGCGCCAATCTGCATCGCAACAGGTAACACAATGGTTTTAAAAGCATCCAGCACAACGCCGCTGACGACGCTGCGTTTTGCAGAATTATATAAAGAGGCCGGATTCCCTGACGGTGTGTTTAATGTAGTGACCTGCAGCCGGAATGAAGCGGAGATTCTTCTTAAGCACAAAGACGTAAAGGGCGTGTCCTTTGTAGGAACCACAGGTGTAGGACTTCATGTATATTCTACTGCGGCGGCGCACGGGAAAAGAGTGCAGGCGCAAACAGAAGCAAAAAATCACGGATTGGTATTAAAGGATGCTCCTTTGGCAAGGACTGCTGCTGGCATCATCAGTGCGGCGTTCGGCTGCGCTGGAGAAAGATGTATGGCACTGCCGGTGATTGTGGCAGAAGAAGCGATTGCCGACCAGCTGGTTGAAGAGCTTGTACAGCAAATCAGCAAACTGAAAATCGGACCGGCCTACGACAAAGGCTCGGATATGGGGCCGGTGGTCACGGAAAAGCACAGGCAGTCTATCCTGAAATGGATCGAGACTGGTATCGCCGAGGGGGCAAAGCTTGTTCTGGACGGGCGTGATGTAACTGTTCCGGGTTATGAGAACGGATTTTATCTCGGGCATACCATCTTTGATCATGTCACCCCGAAAATGAGTATTGGAAACAGAGAAATTTTCGGTCCGGTTTTATGCATTAAGAGAGTAAAGGACTTTGATGAAGGACTCGCGGTAATGAATTCCAGCCCCTTTGCAAATGGCTCCATCATCTTTACACAGAGCGGTTACTATGCGAGAAAGTTTGCAAAGTACACGGATGGCGGAATGGTCGGAGTCAATGTTCCGATTCCTGTACCCTATGGAATCTTCCCGTTTTCAGGGCATAAGGACTCCTTCTTCGGAGACTTGCATTGTGTGGGGAAGGACGGCGTAAGATTCTTTACGGAAACAAAATGTGTTACGACCAGATGGTTTGAAGAGGATGAATTAACACAGACAAAGCTTTCCGGATGGGGTAATTAA
- a CDS encoding MerR family transcriptional regulator: protein MRTIKHVSDLTGVSVRMLHYYDKIGLLRPSAITEAGYRLYSDESLEILQQILFFKELDVPLKNIHEILESSQYHKINTLHKQKELLLLKRDRLNELVALIDKKLKGGNEMSFKEFDMSEYFNVLETFKQEHESDIIKYYGSIEEFDIIIETMKSKELEGAKMAIQQFGSIGKYTEAIKNNLENLPTIMEGFETMKENIDVYSAQADRLMEQLTSDMSKSPSSSDIQGIVKEMNEMLKEHSQIVKMDMGENYWRMMADMYLTKPAFKKVYDKKYGKGAAKFVGEALKFYSENTI from the coding sequence ATGAGAACAATTAAACATGTTTCGGATTTAACGGGTGTCAGTGTTCGCATGCTGCACTATTATGATAAGATTGGCCTGCTAAGACCAAGTGCAATAACTGAGGCGGGTTATCGGCTATATAGTGATGAGTCCCTTGAAATCTTACAGCAAATTCTATTTTTTAAGGAGCTGGACGTTCCACTGAAAAACATTCACGAGATTTTGGAAAGTTCACAGTACCACAAGATAAATACGCTACATAAACAAAAGGAGTTACTATTACTGAAACGAGATCGCCTGAACGAACTCGTTGCTCTTATCGATAAAAAACTGAAAGGCGGTAATGAAATGAGTTTTAAAGAATTTGACATGAGTGAATATTTCAATGTACTGGAAACATTTAAGCAGGAACATGAGAGTGATATCATCAAATATTATGGAAGCATAGAAGAATTTGACATAATCATTGAAACCATGAAATCCAAAGAGCTTGAGGGTGCAAAAATGGCAATTCAGCAGTTTGGCAGTATCGGAAAATACACAGAAGCAATAAAGAATAACCTTGAAAATCTGCCGACAATTATGGAAGGGTTCGAAACGATGAAAGAGAATATTGATGTGTATTCAGCTCAAGCAGATCGATTAATGGAACAATTAACGTCTGATATGAGTAAAAGCCCTTCTTCATCAGATATTCAGGGAATCGTAAAAGAAATGAATGAAATGCTCAAAGAGCACAGTCAAATTGTCAAGATGGATATGGGTGAGAACTACTGGAGGATGATGGCGGACATGTACTTGACAAAACCTGCGTTTAAAAAAGTCTATGACAAAAAGTACGGTAAGGGCGCCGCTAAATTTGTAGGGGAAGCCCTCAAGTTCTACAGTGAGAACACCATCTAG
- the glmS gene encoding glutamine--fructose-6-phosphate transaminase (isomerizing), with amino-acid sequence MCGIVGYIGDGNASDIIIEGLKKLEYRGYDSSGIALYKEGKIEVRKFKGRIANLEAAIEREHFTSTIGIGHTRWATHGAPSDANAHPHSNTDHSIAIVHNGIIENYVELREWLIKEHGIAFISETDSEVIGHLIGLYYDGNLLDAVNKAVDMMRGAYGIGVICSKEPDKLIAVRKDSPLVVGLGEGCNFIASDIPALLKHVRKIYLIENNETVVLTKNDVKIYNADRKEVKRDVFHVTWDADAAEKEGYDHFMLKEIYEQPKGIHETLNRRLDENGIVKLDGISLTKEDLEGFNKVYIVACGTAYHAGLVGKYIIEKLAKIPVEVDVASEFRYRDPFVDDKTLFIAISQSGETLDTLAALREAKNKGARILSVVNVVGSSVARESDDVFYTWAGPEIAVASTKAYTTQLMCMYLIALYMGHTKGVIDMELYHRYIDELQKVPDKLRDMLADETTLMEIAKEQYKLEQVFFIGRGLDSAVSFEGSLKLKEISYINSFAIAAGELKHGTIALIEPGTLVLALATQDRLFEKMLSNIQEVKARGAYVIGLAKEGNRDIEKQANRVIYIPDCMDDIAPLLSVVPLQLLAYNIAKLRGCDIDKPKNLAKSVTVE; translated from the coding sequence ATGTGCGGAATCGTCGGTTATATCGGAGACGGCAATGCAAGTGATATTATCATTGAAGGTTTAAAGAAACTGGAATACAGGGGATACGACTCCTCAGGGATCGCCCTTTACAAAGAAGGAAAAATAGAGGTTCGCAAATTCAAGGGGAGAATTGCCAACCTGGAAGCTGCCATCGAGAGGGAACACTTCACCAGTACAATCGGAATCGGACATACCAGATGGGCTACCCACGGCGCACCTTCCGATGCCAATGCACATCCCCATAGCAATACCGACCATTCCATCGCCATCGTCCACAACGGAATTATTGAAAACTATGTGGAACTCAGAGAATGGCTGATCAAGGAGCATGGCATTGCTTTTATTTCTGAGACGGATTCAGAAGTAATCGGCCATTTGATCGGCCTCTATTATGACGGCAACCTGCTGGATGCTGTAAACAAAGCTGTTGATATGATGCGCGGTGCTTATGGAATCGGCGTCATCTGCAGCAAGGAGCCGGATAAACTCATCGCAGTAAGAAAAGACAGCCCGTTGGTAGTTGGACTGGGCGAAGGCTGCAACTTTATTGCATCGGATATTCCCGCACTGCTGAAGCATGTGCGGAAGATCTACCTCATAGAAAATAACGAGACTGTGGTTCTGACAAAGAACGACGTCAAGATTTATAATGCTGACAGGAAAGAAGTCAAGAGAGACGTTTTTCATGTTACCTGGGATGCAGATGCCGCTGAAAAGGAAGGCTATGATCACTTTATGCTCAAAGAAATCTATGAGCAGCCTAAGGGGATTCATGAAACCCTGAATCGAAGACTTGACGAAAATGGTATCGTTAAGCTCGACGGTATTTCGCTGACCAAGGAAGATCTGGAAGGCTTCAACAAGGTTTATATTGTGGCCTGCGGAACCGCTTACCATGCCGGACTTGTGGGCAAATATATCATTGAAAAGCTTGCAAAGATTCCGGTGGAAGTAGATGTTGCTTCAGAATTCCGTTATCGGGATCCCTTCGTGGATGATAAGACACTCTTTATCGCCATCAGCCAGTCCGGTGAAACGCTGGATACGCTGGCGGCTCTTCGTGAGGCGAAAAATAAGGGTGCCCGGATTCTATCCGTGGTCAATGTAGTGGGAAGCTCCGTTGCAAGAGAATCAGACGATGTGTTCTACACCTGGGCTGGACCGGAAATCGCAGTTGCTTCCACGAAAGCGTACACCACACAGCTGATGTGCATGTATCTCATCGCGTTATATATGGGTCACACCAAAGGCGTGATTGATATGGAGCTTTATCATCGGTATATCGACGAACTCCAGAAGGTGCCGGATAAGCTGCGTGACATGCTTGCGGATGAAACTACCTTGATGGAAATCGCCAAAGAGCAATATAAGCTGGAACAGGTCTTCTTCATAGGAAGAGGTCTGGACTCGGCCGTTTCCTTTGAAGGCTCGCTGAAGCTGAAGGAAATCTCCTATATCAATTCCTTTGCCATTGCGGCAGGTGAGCTGAAGCACGGAACCATCGCCCTCATCGAACCTGGAACCCTGGTCCTCGCACTAGCAACCCAGGATCGCCTCTTTGAAAAGATGCTTTCCAATATACAGGAAGTCAAAGCAAGGGGGGCTTACGTCATCGGTCTTGCAAAAGAAGGAAACCGTGATATTGAAAAACAAGCGAACCGGGTGATCTACATTCCCGACTGTATGGACGACATCGCTCCGCTGCTTTCCGTCGTACCCCTCCAGCTTCTGGCCTACAACATCGCCAAGCTGAGAGGCTGTGATATCGATAAGCCGAAGAACCTAGCGAAGTCGGTGACAGTGGAATAG
- a CDS encoding phosphoglucosamine mutase: MGRLFGTDGVRGVANSELTPELAFNLGKAGAYVLSKDQQRPVVLIAKDTRISGDMLEDAISAGILAMGGNVIKAGVLPTPAVAYLVKYYQADAGVVISASHNPFEYNGIKFFNGEGFKLDDDIEDEIEDIILRNIDVNSHITGDRLGRCLEAEEDAIALYAEFLKKTADMDLSGMKLVIDCANGASYKVAEKVFRELGADVTAIHNQPDGVNINERCGSTHPEELQKLVVSSKADMGLAFDGDADRLIAVDELGRLIDGDKMIYICAKMLKHNEVLPGDKVTATVMSNIGFHRALAKIGCNVDTTQVGDRYVLESMLKTGCVIGGEQSGHIIFLNHTTTGDGILSALQLLKAVRESGIKPSVLADEVTIYPQVLKNARIKNENKKKYLSDPEISAEIERLESMMAGEGRVLIRPSGTEPLVRVMIEGKDIEQITKLAENLASLLTKRFG; encoded by the coding sequence ATGGGCAGACTTTTTGGAACTGACGGAGTCAGAGGGGTAGCGAATTCGGAGCTTACTCCGGAGCTGGCATTCAACCTTGGAAAAGCAGGAGCTTATGTGCTCAGCAAGGATCAGCAAAGACCGGTGGTTCTTATCGCAAAGGATACCAGAATTTCAGGAGATATGCTTGAAGACGCGATCAGCGCAGGCATCCTGGCAATGGGAGGAAATGTAATCAAAGCAGGGGTATTGCCTACCCCGGCCGTAGCATATCTTGTCAAATATTATCAGGCAGACGCCGGCGTGGTCATATCCGCTTCCCACAACCCCTTTGAATATAACGGGATTAAGTTTTTCAACGGAGAAGGCTTTAAACTGGACGACGATATCGAAGATGAAATAGAAGATATCATTCTTAGAAATATTGATGTAAACAGCCATATTACAGGGGATCGACTGGGTCGCTGTCTGGAAGCGGAAGAAGATGCCATTGCTCTTTATGCTGAGTTTTTAAAGAAAACAGCGGATATGGATCTATCCGGAATGAAACTTGTGATTGATTGTGCCAACGGAGCGTCCTATAAGGTAGCAGAAAAGGTATTTCGTGAGCTGGGGGCAGATGTCACGGCCATTCATAACCAGCCTGACGGTGTTAATATCAATGAACGCTGCGGTTCCACCCACCCGGAGGAATTGCAGAAGCTGGTGGTCTCAAGCAAGGCGGACATGGGGCTGGCTTTTGATGGTGATGCTGACCGTCTGATTGCCGTGGATGAACTGGGACGCCTGATTGATGGCGACAAAATGATCTATATCTGTGCGAAAATGCTGAAGCATAACGAAGTCTTGCCGGGAGATAAAGTAACGGCAACGGTAATGAGCAACATCGGCTTTCACCGCGCGCTTGCCAAGATTGGCTGTAATGTAGATACCACTCAGGTGGGCGACCGCTACGTTCTGGAAAGTATGCTCAAAACGGGGTGTGTTATTGGGGGCGAACAGTCCGGCCATATCATATTCTTAAATCACACCACAACAGGAGACGGAATCTTATCGGCTCTCCAGCTGCTGAAGGCAGTAAGAGAATCGGGCATCAAGCCATCGGTTCTTGCGGATGAGGTTACGATCTACCCTCAGGTGCTCAAAAATGCCAGAATAAAGAATGAAAATAAGAAGAAGTATCTGTCAGATCCTGAAATCAGCGCTGAAATCGAACGATTGGAAAGCATGATGGCCGGAGAAGGCCGCGTCCTCATCCGTCCTTCCGGAACAGAGCCGCTGGTAAGGGTTATGATTGAAGGTAAAGATATTGAACAGATCACGAAGCTGGCAGAGAATTTAGCGTCTCTGCTCACCAAAAGATTTGGATAA